The following are encoded together in the Triticum dicoccoides isolate Atlit2015 ecotype Zavitan chromosome 6B, WEW_v2.0, whole genome shotgun sequence genome:
- the LOC119324963 gene encoding peroxidase P7-like isoform X1 produces the protein MASFPSVSVARARPRPFLLLAAAVVAVAVLARGAHAQLSAGFYSASCPTVHGAVRQVMSQAVINDTRTGAAILRLFFHDCFVNGCDASLLLDDTATTPGEKSSGPNAGGSTFGFDVIDNIKTQVEAACPGTVSCADILALAARDSVNLLGGPSWAVPLGRRDATAPDPDGARTLPGPDLDLAALVSAFAAKGLTSRDLAALSGAHTVGMARCVQFRTHVYCDANVSPAFATQQRQLCPASGGDAGLAPLDPLTPNEFDNGYYRNLMSGAGLLRSDQELFNNGQLDSLVRLYSANPAAFSADFAASMINLGNVSPLTGSSGEIRLDCRKVNSS, from the exons ATGGCCTCCTTCCCCTCCGTCTCCGTGGCGAGGGCGAGGCCGAGACCCTTCCTCctgctggcggcggcggtggtcgcgGTGGCGGTGCTCGCGCGCGGCGCCCACGCGCAGCTCTCCGCGGGGTTCTACTCGGCGAGCTGCCCCACCGTGCACGGCGCCGTGCGCCAGGTCATGTCGCAGGCCGTCATCAACGACACGCGCACCGGCGCCGccatcctccgcctcttcttccacgactgcttcgtcaAC GGCTGCGACGCCTCGCTGCTGCTCGACGACACGGCCACGACGCCCGGCGAGAAGAGCTCCGGCCCCAACGCCGGCGGCTCCACCTTCGGCTTCGACGTCATCGACAACATCAAGACGCAGGTCGAGGCCGCCTGCCCCGGCaccgtctcctgcgccgacatccTCGCCCTCGCCGCGCGCGACAGCGTCAACCTG CTGGGCGGGCCGAGCTGGGCGGTGCCCCTGGGGCGGCGCGACGCGACGGCCCCGGACCCGGACGGGGCGAGGACGCTGCCGGGCCCGGACCTGGACCTCGCCGCGCTCGTCTCCGCCTTCGCCGCCAAGGGGCTCACGTCGCGCGACCTGGCCGCGCTCTCGGGCGCGCACACGGTGGGCATGGCGCGCTGCGTCCAGTTCCGCACGCACGTCTACTGCGACGCCAACGTGAGCCCGGCCTTCGCGACGCAGCAGCGGCAGCTCTGCCCGGCCTCCGGCGGCGACGCCGGCCTCGCGCCGCTCGACCCGCTCACCCCCAACGAGTTCGACAACGGCTACTACCGCAACCTCATGTCCGGCGCCGGGCTGCTGCGCTCCGACCAGGAGCTCTTCAACAACGGCCAGCTGGACTCCCTGGTGCGGCTCTACAGCGCCAACCCCGCCGCTTTCTCGGCCGACTTCGCCGCCTCCATGATCAACCTCGGGAACGTCAGCCCGCTCACCGGGTCCAGCGGGGAGATCAGGCTCGATTGCAGGAAAGTCAATTCTTCTTga
- the LOC119324963 gene encoding peroxidase P7-like isoform X2 has protein sequence MASFPSVSVARARPRPFLLLAAAVVAVAVLARGAHAQLSAGFYSASCPTVHGAVRQVMSQAVINDTRTGAAILRLFFHDCFVNGCDASLLLDDTATTPGEKSSGPNAGGSTFGFDVIDNIKTQVEAACPGTVSCADILALAARDSVNLLGGPSWAVPLGRRDATAPDPDGARTLPGPDLDLAALVSAFAAKGLTSRDLAALSGAHTVGMARCVQFRTHVYCDANVSPAFATQQRQLCPASGGDAGLAPLDPLTPNEFDNGYYRNLMSGAGLLRSDQELFNNGQLDSLVRLYSANPAAFSADFAASMINLGNVSPLTGSSGEIRLDCRVGRAQPIME, from the exons ATGGCCTCCTTCCCCTCCGTCTCCGTGGCGAGGGCGAGGCCGAGACCCTTCCTCctgctggcggcggcggtggtcgcgGTGGCGGTGCTCGCGCGCGGCGCCCACGCGCAGCTCTCCGCGGGGTTCTACTCGGCGAGCTGCCCCACCGTGCACGGCGCCGTGCGCCAGGTCATGTCGCAGGCCGTCATCAACGACACGCGCACCGGCGCCGccatcctccgcctcttcttccacgactgcttcgtcaAC GGCTGCGACGCCTCGCTGCTGCTCGACGACACGGCCACGACGCCCGGCGAGAAGAGCTCCGGCCCCAACGCCGGCGGCTCCACCTTCGGCTTCGACGTCATCGACAACATCAAGACGCAGGTCGAGGCCGCCTGCCCCGGCaccgtctcctgcgccgacatccTCGCCCTCGCCGCGCGCGACAGCGTCAACCTG CTGGGCGGGCCGAGCTGGGCGGTGCCCCTGGGGCGGCGCGACGCGACGGCCCCGGACCCGGACGGGGCGAGGACGCTGCCGGGCCCGGACCTGGACCTCGCCGCGCTCGTCTCCGCCTTCGCCGCCAAGGGGCTCACGTCGCGCGACCTGGCCGCGCTCTCGGGCGCGCACACGGTGGGCATGGCGCGCTGCGTCCAGTTCCGCACGCACGTCTACTGCGACGCCAACGTGAGCCCGGCCTTCGCGACGCAGCAGCGGCAGCTCTGCCCGGCCTCCGGCGGCGACGCCGGCCTCGCGCCGCTCGACCCGCTCACCCCCAACGAGTTCGACAACGGCTACTACCGCAACCTCATGTCCGGCGCCGGGCTGCTGCGCTCCGACCAGGAGCTCTTCAACAACGGCCAGCTGGACTCCCTGGTGCGGCTCTACAGCGCCAACCCCGCCGCTTTCTCGGCCGACTTCGCCGCCTCCATGATCAACCTCGGGAACGTCAGCCCGCTCACCGGGTCCAGCGGGGAGATCAGGCTCGATTGCAG GGTTGGGCGAGCTCAACCGATCATGGAATAA